The sequence TCGGCTTGGCGCTCATGCTCGGCCGCGGCGCGAATCGTCGATTGGCATTGCCGTTTGGTCCTTTTCTGGCGATTGGTGCTCTGGTCACCCTCCTGTGGGGGCCGCAGATCCTGCACTGGTATTTCGGCTCGCTGCGGCTCTGATTTTTGTTGGCGAACGTTTTTTTCGCCGGCATACTGGGAAGAGCACCGGCAGCCAGGCGCGCAAAAGGGAGAACAACGCCATGACTCATGAAAATTGGACCACGCAAGCGAAAAGCAGCATGCGAATTGCGTGCGCGACCCTCGGAGTACTCGGATTGATTTCGACGGGATGGTTGACGGCAGCGAACGCGGCCATGTCGGTTGTGGGCTCGAGTTATGGCCGTGATTGCTATCTCAGCGCCTCGATGGGAGGCGATAGTCAGCAAGAGATTCATAAATGTCGGATGGCCCTGACCTTGGAACGTTTGGGGGATCGCGACCGCGCGGCGACTCTGGTCAACCTGGGAATCATTCTGACCCATGCGGCGCGCCACGATGAAGCGATCAGTTCATTTGATTCTGCGGAGAAGATCAATCCGGGCCTCACCGAGGCGATGATCAATCGGGGGAACAGCTATATCCACCAGCGAGAATTCATGCTTGCGATTGCGGAGTATGATCGCAGCCTGAAGCTGGGCACACGTCGGCGCGCGGAGGCTTTTGCGAACCGCGGTCTCGCCCACGAATACGTGGCGGACTATCCGCGAGCAGCAAGCGATTATGCGTGTGCGCTCGCTCATCGCGAGGGCTTTCCCAAAGTCGACCGTGGTCTGACTCGCGTGCGTACCAAAGGGGTCGAGATTCCGGAATGTCCCGTCGAGTTAATCGTGAGCTACGATACAGACTGAGGGCTCCGGACGGGCGTCTTGCGCTCCGGCACACGATGATCGCCTCCGGGATTGTTACTCGATTCCGCCAGGTTTAATTCTGCCGAATGCCTCTTTGCAGAAACGTTCGTCGGTGGCCCGGAGATCGTGGTTTCACGGTTCCCGAATTATGTCTGGTTTTGACTTTGATGGGGATCCTCGGAGGCATCGGGTTGTTTTCCCTCCGATCGCAGTTGGATGGTGCGCGTTTGACCGAGGGGGCGGCGCGCATTGCGGCGACGCTTTTTGAGTCGCGGGCGGGCGCCATCCATGAGGGACGCATCTGGCGGGTCGAGGTGTATCGGAATGCTCTTCGGCTGCATGCGGGCGGGCGAAATTTTGGCGGAGTTCCGATGCCCGAGGGGGTGCGGCTTACGTTGAACTCGAATGGGGATGTTCGTTTCTACCCGGATGGGCATGCCGAAAACGGAACCTTTCGTCTGGCCAATCCGTTCGGGGAAAAAACGGTAGTCCTCAACCAGCGCGGTCGTGTGCGGTTGCCATGATGCCGGGGAAGGAGAATCGACAGTTTCGTCGCGGCATTGCTGATTCCGGGTTCGGCCTGATCGAAGTGCTGGCCGCCCTTTGCCTGATCCTTGCGGCGAGCATGGTCAGCTTGTCCGCGGGTTCGGCGAGTTGGCGCGCTTTTCGTACCGCTCGTCTCGAGGCGGAGGGGCTGGCGGCCGGTCGCGACAAAATAGAGGAATTGATCGCTCTGCTCCCTGCGCGCAGGGTGGGCGGACACGATCAATGGGGCCATGGAACGGCCCAGTTTACCCGGACCTGGCAAGTCCGGCCCTGGGTTGGATACCCGGGTTTGCAGAGACTGGAGGTACGAACGAGCTGGTTGGATGAGGATCTTGTGATCCTCGATCTTGCAGCGGTGGCACGATGAATCCTGCACCTGTCTCTGGTCCGGGTTCTGGCGCCGGTTTTTCTTTGGTCGAACTTCTGGTTTCGATGGGATTGGGGACCATGGTTCTGGCGACCGGGGTGGCTCTGGTTTTGGGACATGCCCGGTGGACCTTCCAGTTGCGTCAGGAGGCACACGCGCTCGCCGGTTTGCACTGGGCGATCGAGCAGACGGCCGCAGATCTTTACAGTACAGGGGTCGACCCACAGGGCATCCACCCGCTTGATCCCCTCGAAATCAGTCGGCATGCATTCTCGCGGGCCGCCGACCTTGACGGTGACGGGCGTGTGGACACTCGCTCGGCCGAGTCTGTGTCCGTCCTTCTTTCTCCGCAGGGTGATCTGATCCGGCAGGTTGGTCGGCAGCGGATGGCTCTTCTGTCGGGCGTGGCGCCCGGGGGATTCTCCCTGCAAACTTTCGATCGCTTCGGTGAACGCACGGAGCCAGCGGCATCCGCCGGGCCAAGGGGTTCCCTGATGCCTCCATCGAATGCTGATGCGGAGGTTGCTCGAGTGCTCTTTCAGATGGATACCTTGCGTGGAGGCCGTTTGACCTCGAGCGTGGCACTGCGTTGGGTGGCCCGACGCGAGAACGCAACCCTTCCATGAACAACGAAAGGGGATCCATTTTGCTCGCGGCCCTGAGCTTGGTGCTGTTGGTCGGCGTGAGCGCCGGGAGCGTTTGGTTCTGGCTCCGCGCAGACTTGCGCTCGATCGGTCAGGGACGTGCGACTCTTCAGGCCCTCTACACCGCGGAGGCCGGACTTCTCGGTGCAGCGAACAGTCTGTCGCCGCGCCTGGAACCCTTACCCTCCGACGCGGAGCTGATGCTTTTAGCGGAAGCGAGATTGGTGGAATTCCCCGGCCCACCGCATGGCTTTCGCCTATCCTCGTGGCGATCCGACCGCTCGGCCGACGGATCGAGAGAAGTATCCGTCGTGGCCGAGTCCGAGGCTGCGGGGGGCGCGGGGCGAGCTCTCGAAGGTGTTCTGGTTCGTGCTCGCGAGCCCTATGCGCCGGCGAGTCTGCTGATCGTTACGGGTGAGCTCCGTGTGTTCCCGGGCGAGGCCCCTGAATTCTCCGCGACCGGCGATCCGGTGATCGAAGTCCTCGGGGACAGCGATGTGGCGCCGCTCGCCGCCGGGGACCATGAAGCGGCGCGTGCACTGGAACTCCTGGAGCGGCGCGGTTCGTTTGCCCTTCGAGGGGAGGGCGGGGTCATAACGGCTCGACCGATACCGGTAGATCTTTTTCTCGCGGAAGGGCAACGAGAGGCCG is a genomic window of Candidatus Binatia bacterium containing:
- a CDS encoding tetratricopeptide repeat protein; protein product: MTHENWTTQAKSSMRIACATLGVLGLISTGWLTAANAAMSVVGSSYGRDCYLSASMGGDSQQEIHKCRMALTLERLGDRDRAATLVNLGIILTHAARHDEAISSFDSAEKINPGLTEAMINRGNSYIHQREFMLAIAEYDRSLKLGTRRRAEAFANRGLAHEYVADYPRAASDYACALAHREGFPKVDRGLTRVRTKGVEIPECPVELIVSYDTD
- a CDS encoding type II secretion system protein: MNPAPVSGPGSGAGFSLVELLVSMGLGTMVLATGVALVLGHARWTFQLRQEAHALAGLHWAIEQTAADLYSTGVDPQGIHPLDPLEISRHAFSRAADLDGDGRVDTRSAESVSVLLSPQGDLIRQVGRQRMALLSGVAPGGFSLQTFDRFGERTEPAASAGPRGSLMPPSNADAEVARVLFQMDTLRGGRLTSSVALRWVARRENATLP